The genomic stretch AACATGATCTGGCAAGATCCCTGTCACGAGGCTCTACTGCTACGGCATCTGGAAGGCCGCACCAACCGCCGACCGATGACTAGCCCACTATCGCTTCAAGCACTCCAGCGAGATTGGCCGGATTATCACAAACCGATGAGTCGACATGGCCTTCGACAGCGACTGGATTTAGCCGCCGTTCGCCGTGCCGGTGAAAGTCATCCCGACCTTTCGGCTCTACTCGCAGTTCTTGGCCTGCTTTAGCCATGCCCTCCATCCTCTTCGTCTGCCTCGGCAACATCTGTCGCTCCCCCCTCGCCGAGGCCGCCCTCCGCGCCGAGGCCCAACGCCTGCGCTTCGATCTGATCGTCGAGTCCGCCGGCACGGGGAACTGGCATGTCGGCCATCCGCCCGATCCGCGCGCCCAGGCCGTGGCGCGCAAACATGGGATCGATATTTCCGGCTATCAGGGCCGGCAGGTGACGCCGGCGGACTTCCGCCGCTTCACCCACCTCATCGCCCTGGACCACGACAACCTGGCCAATCTCCGCCGGATTCAACCCGCCGACGCGGTCGCCGAACTCAGCCTGCTGCTCGACCACGTGCCCGGCCGCGAGGGCCAGGCCGTGACCGATCCCTATTTCGGCGACGACGCCGGGTTCGAGGTCACCTGGGCCGAGGTTACGGCTGCGGCGGAACAGCTGGCGGCGCGGCTTCGGGCGTCTCCCGTCCCGTGATCTTGCGCCAGATCCGCTTGCGCGCCTCGACCACCGACACCCCCAGCAGGGCCGCCGTGGTCCAGAACAGGGCCTCGGTCGTCACCGCCGCGACGATGGCCAGGGTGATGCGCGCGCCGCGATCCAGATCCAGATAGAGGCCCAGCCCGAACCCGGCCCAGGCGCACACCGCCGCCACCAGCAGGGCCGCCGCCAGGGCCTTCAAAAATCCCTTGCCGCGCGTCAGCACGCCCTTTTTCGGCGTCTCTACGGTCCCTGTCTCAATGGTCATGGCGAACTCCTTTGTTTTTCTACGCCTGACCTGAAAGTCTCGGCCCTTCCTCGAGTCTTTCATCCCGACCGACGATTTTTTCACGGAGACCGCCGCGCTTGGGACGCGACCAGACCTTTGAGGCCCTGCTGGCCGAGCACGGCGGCATGCTGCGCCGCATCGCCTCGGCCTATGAGGCGGATCGCGAGCGGCGGCGCGAGCTGGAGCAGGACATATTGCTGGCCGTCTGGCGCGCCCTGCCCAAACACCGGGGCGAGGCCCCCTGCGCCATTTCATCGCCCGCGTGGCCCACAACCGCGCCGTCACCCATGTGGCGCGCGAGGCGGCCGAGCCGCGCCGCCAACCTCTGGACGAGGCCGCCCCGTCGGACGCCCCCACCCCGCACGAGGCGGCCGAGACGCGGGATCTGCACGACCGACTGGGCCAGGCGGTGCGCGCCCTGCCCCTGTCGCTGCGCCAGCCGGCTCTATTGACCCTGGAAGGTTTCGCCCCGGCCGAGATCGCCGACATGCTGGGGATGAACCCCAACACCGTCTCCATCCGCCTGACCCGCGCCAAGGCCGCGCTGCGTGAGGCCCTGAACCCCGCTCCATCGCAAGAGGTCCGCTCATGACCCGCCCTGATGACGACTGGACCGACCTGACCCAGGCCTGGACCGAGACCCCCGACCTCGAACCCCGGCTGGACGCCGGTTTCATCCGGTCCTTACGCCGCCGCGACCGGCTGGCCCGGCTCAATT from Brevundimonas sp. SL130 encodes the following:
- a CDS encoding low molecular weight protein-tyrosine-phosphatase; the protein is MPSILFVCLGNICRSPLAEAALRAEAQRLRFDLIVESAGTGNWHVGHPPDPRAQAVARKHGIDISGYQGRQVTPADFRRFTHLIALDHDNLANLRRIQPADAVAELSLLLDHVPGREGQAVTDPYFGDDAGFEVTWAEVTAAAEQLAARLRASPVP
- a CDS encoding sigma-70 family RNA polymerase sigma factor, with amino-acid sequence MRHFIARVAHNRAVTHVAREAAEPRRQPLDEAAPSDAPTPHEAAETRDLHDRLGQAVRALPLSLRQPALLTLEGFAPAEIADMLGMNPNTVSIRLTRAKAALREALNPAPSQEVRS